The uncultured Sphaerochaeta sp. genome includes the window TGGAACAGGTGGAAGCCTATGCTGTTGCATCTAGAGACCTACAGAAAGCGCGTGACTTCGCAAAGAAGTGGAATGTCCGTAAAGCGTACGGTTCCTATGAGGAAATGCTGGGTGACCCCGATGTTGATCTGGTATATGTTTGCACCCCACACTCCTTGCACTATGAACATATGATGCTCTCCTTGGAGCATGGGAAACCAGTACTTGGCGAAAAGGCTTTCACGATGAATGCAAAGCAAGCCAGGGAAGTCATAGCACTTGGGAAAAAGAAAAAGCTTCTGGTAGCTGAGGCAATTTGGACACGATATTTACCTATGCGTTTGGTTCTTGAACAGATTCTTGAACGCAGGGTTATCGGTGAACCACATTCACTAACCGCAAATCTCTGCTATCCCATCAAGGGCGTGAAACGCATGATGGACCCGGAGCTTGCAGGAGGTGCTCTTCTGGATCTGGGAGTGTACCCGATCAACTTCGCCATGATGGTGTTTGGAAATGAGATAGAGTCCATTGAATCTTCGTGCATCAAGACCGACAGTGGTGTCGATGAGTCCAACTCCATCACCCTCTCGTTCAAGGGTGGCAAGATGGCTATCCTTCACTCTTCCATGCTGAGTACCAGTGACAGACGTGGTGCTATATTCGGCAGCAGGGGGTTTATTGAGTTCCTCAACATCAATAACTGTGAAGGGATCAATGTATACGACCGTGATTACAACTTGGTTGAGACCTATAAGCCTTTCAAGAACATCACAGGGTTCGAACATCAGGTTGAAGCATGCAGGAAGGCACTTGAGGAGGGCGAAATCGAGCTTAAGCAGATGCCTCACAGTGAAATCATCAAGGTAATGGAAGTAATGGATACCCTGAGAGGCCAATGGGGTGTACACTTCCCGGGAGAATAAGCATATGGAACTTTCACAACAGATTGCACTGGTAGAAAGCCAGGAAGAACTACTGCAGTTCGATCATTTCTCAAATCGTGATGCATGGGAACTGGGAAAGATCTTTGCAGAGGAAGCTTTGGGCAAAGAGATTCCCATCGCCATATGCATCAGGACAATGAGTGGCAAGACACTGTTTCATTTTACCGCTGAAGGTTCAAATCGCGGCTCACAGGACTGGATCGACCGAAAGTTCAATACGGTCCAGCACTTTGAAACCAGTACCTTGGCATACTCATTATTCCTGAAGAAACGAGTGAAGACGTTGAGTGAACGTGGTTTGGATCCAACCAGGTTTGTGGATTGTGGTGGAGGATTCCCCATTGTTGTCAGATCAGTTGGATTGGTAGGGGCTGTAATGGTAAGCGGTCTTACCGATCTTGAGGATCATGATGTACTGGTG containing:
- a CDS encoding Gfo/Idh/MocA family oxidoreductase, which codes for MMRMGILGAGNIARKMAATIAEMEQVEAYAVASRDLQKARDFAKKWNVRKAYGSYEEMLGDPDVDLVYVCTPHSLHYEHMMLSLEHGKPVLGEKAFTMNAKQAREVIALGKKKKLLVAEAIWTRYLPMRLVLEQILERRVIGEPHSLTANLCYPIKGVKRMMDPELAGGALLDLGVYPINFAMMVFGNEIESIESSCIKTDSGVDESNSITLSFKGGKMAILHSSMLSTSDRRGAIFGSRGFIEFLNINNCEGINVYDRDYNLVETYKPFKNITGFEHQVEACRKALEEGEIELKQMPHSEIIKVMEVMDTLRGQWGVHFPGE
- a CDS encoding heme-degrading domain-containing protein, with the translated sequence MELSQQIALVESQEELLQFDHFSNRDAWELGKIFAEEALGKEIPIAICIRTMSGKTLFHFTAEGSNRGSQDWIDRKFNTVQHFETSTLAYSLFLKKRVKTLSERGLDPTRFVDCGGGFPIVVRSVGLVGAVMVSGLTDLEDHDVLVRCISKYLGLENVPHYPTKNP